The following are from one region of the Dreissena polymorpha isolate Duluth1 chromosome 2, UMN_Dpol_1.0, whole genome shotgun sequence genome:
- the LOC127870221 gene encoding uncharacterized protein DDB_G0271670-like: SSSSSSSSSSSSSSSSSSSSSSSSSSSSNSSSSSSSSSSSSSSSSSTACNSSSSSSIRSSSSSSNSSCSSSSSSSSSSSSSSSSSSSSSSSSSSSSSSSSSSSSSSKRRSSSISSSCSSSSSSSSSSSSSSSSSSRSSSGSSGSRSSSGSSSSSRSSSSSSSSSSSSSSSSSSSSSSSSSSSSSSSRSSSSSSSSCSSSNSSRSSSGSGSSSSSSSSSSSSSS, from the coding sequence agtagtagtagtagtagtagtagtagtagtagtagtagtagtagtagtagtagtagtagtagtagtagtagtagtagtagtagtaatagtagtagtagtagtagtagtagtagtagtagtagtagtagtagtagtagtacagcatgtaatagtagtagtagtagcagcatcaggagtagtagtagtagtagtaatagtagttgtagtagtagtagtagcagcagtagtagtagtagtagtagtagtagtagtagtagtagtagtagtagtagtagtagtagtagtagtagtagtagtagtagtagtagtagtagtagtaaaagacgtagtagtagtattagtagtagttgtagtagtagtagtagtagcagcagcagcagcagcagcagtagcagcagtagcagcagaagtagtagtggtagtagtggtagtagaagtagtagtggtagtagtagtagtagtagaagtagtagtagtagtagtagtagtagtagtagtagtagtagtagtagtagtagtagtagtagtagtagtagtagtagtagtagtagtagtagtagaagtagtagcagcagcagcagcagctgcagcagcagcaatagtagccgtagtagtagtggtagtggtagtagtagtagtagtagtagtagtagtagtagtagtagtagt